DNA sequence from the Haemorhous mexicanus isolate bHaeMex1 chromosome 24, bHaeMex1.pri, whole genome shotgun sequence genome:
TGAGGAATGCCAGTTCCTCTCCACACATTTCCCACTCTCTCAGTGTGATTAGCTCAATCAGCCAGTAAATGACACGCGGGGGCTTTAATCACTGCACTGTTGTGACATGTGTCACATGCCACAGCAATTTCCTGCAATCAGAGCCACTTACATCGGGTCCGTGTTGAAATTAATCAGACAACTGAATAGCAGCAAGGAAAACCcgagagctctgcagctcctgcagctaAAAAAAGGGGAGAAGCTGCACTGGGGATGTCACAAACATGGCACTGGAGTCActgcctggcccagcagcttGGGTTTATAGAGGAAACCCTGAGTTATTAGCtctgaaagcaaacagcaatTATATAAATAAGTTCTAAATCTTTGAAGATCAGTCCAGAAACCATCCTGTCGCCTTTCTGGCTGCGATGGAAAGCAAAGGGAATTCACCCTGAATTCacctctctctgctctggattcaGATTTGGCAGCCTGGGGGTCAGGAGTGAAGGACACTCCATGAAACACAACTCCTCCACAATGCAAACACAGCCCAGATAACTCTGCTAAtaaacagagcagctgctctgaagcACAGCcttcaccaaaacaaaaaaaaagctgctcgCTCACATTTTTTTGCAGTGTGACTGAATTGcccagaaaaaaacaagcacTGGAGCCTCCCCTCCTTCTCCAATGAgggattttcttctctgtgagaggctaaaaaaaataagaagggggaaaaaaagaggagagaacAGTGCACAGCAGGCAAAGAGCAGCAGGCAaagagcagcaggctggctcAGCGGTGACGCAGCCATTCAGGGGCACTCAGGCTCAAAGCCTCCCAGGGCAAAAGGGATTTTATTCCTCTTATCCACATGGCTCAAGGTGAACTGAGACAGAACTGCAGCCTCAAAAAGGAATGACCCCACTGCAGGAGAGAAGTCCTGGCCCAGAACATCATCCTTGAAGCAGGGAGGGGCACTGAGAACTCTCCGTGCTCAGGGTAATGGGAACATGCAAATGTTCCTGCAAGGATccacatcccagagctgggcaggtgTGGGATCCAGGACACTGACTGGTGGAAGCAGTGGGGAAGGAACAGCCAGGCAGCTCCTTTCACGGTGGTTCCatggggaaaagcagctggaagctCTGTCAGAACCCAGTGAGAAAATGCTTTGAATTCTGAGGTCTGGGAATGGCCCCAGGAGCAATTCCAGAACTCAAACTCAGGAGTGAATCAAATTTAGCCACGCTGCACCTTGACCACAGGAATGGTGAGGGCAGCTCAggccagagcaggggagctgtAAAAGAGCTTTAGGACAAGGagccccaccctgggctgaAGCCTGAgtgcaggaactgcagctggCAAGCAGTAACTAAGCTGCAATAATTTGGTCATGAGTCACAGCCCTCGTTCTGATTCAGTGCTGCTACAATGAACAGCCTGCTCGCTGCAGCTCGTCTATTCTCACTCTGCTCAGgaagcagggctctgcagagaaaggtggcacaggagcagctccagcaccttccACCCAAGCTGAATAAAGCTTCCCAAAGTGGGACAAAGCTCTGGTCACAAATTAAGTacacaaaaacaccccaaagccTCAGAAACTGGGATATACTCTTGGCAGCTATTTCCCTTGGCTGTAGAAATCTAACCACTCCAGGGAAATATTAATTGCACAGACAATATTTATGTAGAGGGAGCATATTGCTaaagacagagggaaaaaaattaattgaatcTTGCCTCAAAAATACTGCAGTGCTTACACTGGAGACGATCTGGGCTGGTGACTCTGTCCCCATCATGTGAACGTTGGGAAATCCCAGCTTCCAGAGCCAAGAGGGATTGGCCAGCCTTTCATCTCCCCTGGCAGTGTTATTTTTCCCCAGTGTTTTGAAGCTCTCTAAACACACAGCGTTGTCCTGGCCACACTGCATTAAAGAGCAATTCCAGGCAGGCTCCTTTACTAGCCCGAGGATGTTGTATGAATGTCACTGTGAATAAAACTCTTCAGGACAGATTGGTCCCTGGAGGCTTCTGCAAACAACTCATGCACCAGTGTGGAAAAGGTCAGGCACAAGGCCCTGCCAAAACCTATCAGAAACAGAGCCTGGAGTTTACTTACACAAAACTCCCAGCCCCACACTTCAgagccttcctgcagaggccaagagccatggcagagcagctgctgtcctgctgtgccaggcacaaGTGACAAATCAGCACTCAGCACCAACCAAAGCAGCCCCTCAACCCAAGCAGGGAaagccttgctgctgctcctcactgctgagccctcctggaACAGCTCCTCTGGCCTCAGACAGacacagagatgctgcaggCATGCCCTGGTCTCTGGCAGCCCTTCTGAAGCTCTGCTAGAAATCAATTTCCAGCTCTAGAAGTGCAGGATATGGACAGAAAGAAGTGTGGATTCCACACCATTCCTCACTTTCCCGAAGTTCTGCAGCCTgactgtgaggagcagcagccaggaacaAGAATCAAGCTGACAAACACAGACAGGCCACTTGTGCCAGCCAGTGAGACACCTCCTGGCAGTTTCTCAGGAGTGGAAAGTGAACaaaagcagctcagctcccagcgTGGAGGAAGCAGCAGCGCATTGCCAGCTCAACAGAGACATCCCGTgtccagaagcagcagctgcagcccccggAGCTGGCAGGAACAGAAGCTGGCAGCTGCTTTTGCTGTAGGGCACAAAAAGCACTGCCAGCCaagggccagggcagccagaaAACCTGGGGCTGCCTCCCTGGCTTGTTATCCCCAACTCACCGTAGAGATCAGGCCCGTGGGGGGTGAAGACGTTGTACAAAACGATGTTGAGAGGTGCCACCACCAGCTTGCCATAGTAATAGCTGTCCACCACCACCAAGGGCACCTGGGAGAAAGCAGATTTTGGTTaaagtgccagcagctccagcaggttTTCCTAAAGGAACTCATCTCTTCTGCTGCCATCCATTCCCTCTTTGTCTTGTGGCAGACACTCACCAAAAACAGGATCAAGGACACCACACACCAGTTCAGGAAACTTTTCCACCTCTTCTTCAGGATCAACAAGTCAAAGGCAATAGGAAGCCTGCAAGAGAGACCAGCTGTCAGCTGGAGGCTTTGAGAACCccactgcagcttctgctgcccCTTCAAAGCAAGAGACAGAGCCACCACTTCactgcctctgctcctcctccagaTTCATCATCCAGCTCGGGTTTTACCCAAATTAATGCCAGGAAATCTGCCCAACCTGAGTTGTTCAAAACCCAGGAATGCTGTAGCACTGATCCTGGGCTAAGCTGGcagctcagtgcctgctggTTCTCCCCAGGCAGGTGAAAAGCACCTGAGAAAGGGCAGGAAGTGCTCCTTACCCCAGAGCTGCGCTGAagggccagcccagcagggctccagcagccacccccagcactgccaccgAGGTCCTGTCCATGTACCAGCCTGTCATGGCCACCACCGTCGTGTACATGCAGAAACTGCTGGGCAGGAAAGCTGCAACACAAGGGGATTGAAGGTCAGCACAGCTCCCCCACACTTCACCCAACACCTGCAGCAAGTCTTACAGTGGCTGGGAAAACAGGTACAgccaggcagaggggacagcacaCAAAGTGCCAAAGGGTCAGCCTCCTTCCCTAGAACAAAGGCTCTCCAAGGAAGGCAGGCCAAGAGCCTGTTTAAAAGGCACTGCAATATTAAAaaccaggaggcagcagcagaaacaggcCTGGAAATTGTAACACAGAGAGCAAAGTTTGAATCAATGCTTATTCTGTCATGAGAATACAACAAAGAGCACCCTGGAGATgtgattttcttccctctgaaGCTTTGTCAGTGCCAGGGCCAAGCCAACTCACCTGCAGAAGCACAGAACATCCCCGTGCTGAGCACCAGGAAGGCCAACATCAGCCTGCTCACGTGCAGCCCAAACTTCttgcacacagccctggggaagcagcagagaaacaaaTACCACAAAATAGCCCCAGGGCAAGAATCAGCAGCACCAAGGCAcgaagaaaaacaaacaacccatggagcagcctgagagctctgagctgggggaTTCCCAacactcagctgctgcctctgccctgggaTTTCAGACCCCGAGTTACCCCAGAACTCTGGGTGGGCCTGGATTCTCCCAGCTGTGCTTGTGCAAATCTCAGGAGCTCgtggctgcactgctgcacacatccatccatcccctcagccctcACCAAACCCCACCATGCAAAAAAGCCACAGTTCATCTCTTTAAATCAGAATGTGGATGAGAAAATACGTTTCAGTGCTCTGGTTGAAGAGATGAACTGTGGCTTCTGGCAAACAAAAAACTCATGCATAGTAGTGGATTAAAAATCAGGAATCAAGAGGCAgcaggtaaaaataaaaatccagtttAGACAAGGTGATTTCATGTTAGGGCTACTGATTTTAGTGGCTGTAAACAGCACTGGCAGAGAGATTTCAGACAGCAGCAATCAGCGTGTTCCAGTCAAATTCACTGTGATAAGCAATCACAGCACCAGACTCTGCTCAGTCTGcaactcccaccctgcttgctGCCAGCAGTGAGGAAACGAGTGGAGTCAACAAAATGCTGGAGCAGAGGTGTGGGTGGGAGATCTGGGAGTGCAATTTTGTCCTAATTGTGGCGTTCTGACCAACATCTTGGCGAGTTACCACGAGAACTTGTATTTTCTCATCCACACACGAGCCTCAAAGCCTATTTCCTGTGACAAGAACTGTCCCTGGCAGTCCCACTGCTCCCACACATCCCCTGCAGACACTCTGACACTCACTTGTAGAAGTAGAGTTCACAAATGCAGCTCAGGAAGGCCAGGAAGCATCGCAGGAAATAGAAGATGAGAACCTAGCAGACAAAGAGTCAAATGAGGCCCAGGACACAAAATGGGCTTGTAAAACATCAGTGGAAACCCACAAACCCTTGGAAATCCTTCCAGGGAGGTCAATGTTTGTCAACAAACCAGTTTTATGAACATGAAGTCAATTTCAACCATGTGTTATAAACACAAAGTCAATGTCAACACCAAACAGGGCGGCCGTTTCCCACACACTAAATGTACAATTCTTCCTCTCAAAAGCAGCTTCCACACACCAAATTTACCTTGTTGGTTTGCAGAACCCTGGCATGGAACCAGGCTGGCAAGGCATGGAGCCACAGGTAAGCATAGGAGCGGATGGCGTAGGCAGGAGAGTACTCCCAGGTCTGAAACCCCTTCCCATAAATGAGGTAGTGTGTCTACAACAGagatcaaataaataaattaacacGCAGCACACAAAGCAGAGTTTCCCACAAAGCAGAACGTTTCCAGAGCataatatttctattgaaaCAGAGGGATCAGCACAAGGCTCTGAGTAAATCAGCATTTGCACAAGCCAACTGGAGAGTGAAGGAGAGAGCACAAGGTCCTAGATAAAGGGGTATTTGCCCAGGGCAGGTACAAACTGCCAGTCCCAAGGGCAGCAAGGGACTCACCGGCTCCCAGTAGTTAAAGGTCTCGTCACAATCCGAGATgttgctcagcagagctgcacagaacCTGGCCGAGATGAGACACTTGAAAGCTGTTGATCCTTCAGGGGCCCAGACGTGCCCTGCTTTGCTCCCGGATGATCTAATCCAAAAGAGGGGGtggaggagaaataaaaaattacaaaatgcaaaagaaaaactcaGCGACGAGATCACGGCGCACAAGGTGACAGCGAGCAAAGGGCTGAGGGTGGCatcagggcaggagggatggggatggcggtcccctcacaaggaagcagcaccagcccctcagcacccccaagGCAGCCGCGCCGGGGACGCTCCGGCACCGTCCCCACAGCACGGACCGCCCGTGTAGAGCCCGGCACCGGCAGCCCCGGTGGCCTCGGTAGCCCCGGTGGCCTCAACAGCCTCGGTAGCCCCGGTGGTCTCGGTAGCCCCGGTGGCCTCAGCAGCGCCGGCAGCCCCGGTGGCCCgggtggccctggcagcccggcagcctcagcagccccGGTGGCCTCAGCAGCGCCGGTAGCCCCGGTGGCCCTGgcagcctcagcagctcccgtggcctcagcagccccagcgGCCCCGGTAGCCCCGCTCCGTCCCCGGCAGCACCCACTCGTTCCGCGTCTCCTCGCTGCCCGCGGGCTCgggccgccgccccgccgcgtccccgccgcccgcccgcggccgcTGCCGGGCCCCCTTGGCGGCCATGCCGGGTACGGGCAGgcagcgcccgccgcccgccgcggccAGGCCCGAGCAGCTGCGGCAGCGCGGCCGAAGCCGCCGCCGCCATCACGGGTGTGGGCAGCGCGCTCCCTGAGGGCGGCGGGAGAGCGACAGGGACCGGGAGcgacacagggacagggaccgaCAGACGGACAGGGACCGAGAGcgacacagggacagggaccgaCAGACGGACAGGGGCCGGGACAGCGACACGGACAGCGCTGCCCCGCACACCGAGTCCATCACCCATCTGTGTCCATCCCCCACCCGCGTCCATCTCTCACCCACCCGGTCTCCGTCCCGCACACCCGGGTCCGAGCAGGCTCCATCCCcgccctgcccctgcctgccttTTTGGGCAGGAAAGTGAGGGAATGGGGAACGCACCGACGGAGAATGTTCTTTATTTGGTACCCCCTGAGATCAGGAGATGGGGAAAGGACAGCACGGGAGGGATGTGGAAGGGttggagcgtgtccagggaagggaatggagccccaggagaggctgagggagctgggaaggggctcagcctggagaaaaggaggctcgggggggaccctgtggctctgcacaactcctgacaggaggggacagccgggggggatttgggatctgcccccaggaacagggacaggaggagagggcacagcctcagcctgggctggggagccccaggagaggctgagggagctgggaaggggctcagcctggagaaaaggaggctcggggggcaccctgtggctctgcacagctcctgacaggaggggacagccggggggggatttgggatctgcccccaggaacagggacaggaggagagggcacagcctcagcctgggctggggagggtcagggtgggcacagcaggaatttgcaTTAGTAAAGAGATCGAATCCACTCTCACAGGAGcctatgaaagaaaagctcCACTTTATAAAAAGAGGTTTCATTAGACACACAGAGAACAGGAGTGCTTGGTCCTCATTAACAGGAGCTCCCACATGGAAACGTGGGGCAGTGCTCAAAGTCCACCCTGCCCTTGTGACAGGCACTGCAACAACACAGCCTCAGGTCCAAGGACGTGCAGGTGACATTGTCCAGGTCAGAAAgggccacaggagctgctggagcccctgCAAACCACGGGACGTGTTCTACCTCAGGGTCAcacccaggtgctgctggattTCCTCCCGAAGGTGCAGCTGCATCTCCGCTGCCTCCCGGCAGCCCAAGGCTCTGTCACAGGACTGGAAAGTCACCCTGTAGCACAGGCTCCTCCgtcctgtccctggctgctggaagTTGTCCCTTAGCTGGATGGAAACGACCATTTCACCTGAGACCCTCCTGGCAAGGGTGTGAAAAGCCACTTCATCAAAGTCCTCCCCATCAGGAAGCCAGAAGCTAATATCGTGCACGTAGGAAGGTGGATAGAGGGAAAAACTCTTGAAAAGCCTCAACTCTCCCTCAGGAAACTGCCTGAGGAAGCGCCTGTCCCATGTCCAGAGCATTCTCCAGTCGGATATTCCACacagcagcatggccagcaggtccAGGTTCAGCGAGGCAGAGACAAGAACCAGCTCACGGCTTTCTAAttcaccaggagctgccctgaTAACCCCCACACAGGAGCCCGGGGGCTCTGGGTCTGTCCCCACACAGAGGAAATGCCGAATTTCACCAAGCTGCctttcaaaagcagcaaagtCACTTAGCTCAGTTCCAAAACTCGCTGCTTCCTGCAGGCTGATGCTGGGTTTGCCACCAGAAGTGCCCTGGTGGAGGGAATTCATGGTGGTTTTAATGTTATCTACCAACATCTGGATACAGCTGTTCTCCATGCCCCTGCTCACTGCAAGGACAACGAGCATCTCATGGAAAGCAGGCATGGAGTGGGGAGTGACCCGACATTTCCTGAACACTGGCCCAGAAAGAACCTGAAGTGTCCCTGGGGAAAAGGCTCCTTTTTGTATTATTGCCTGGGCatgaggcaggagggaaggcCTAAGGTAAACCTGCTTTGGAGCTGGGCATCCTTCCTGTCCATTCTCACCCATGTCCTGGCCCAAATGGGAACACAGAGCTGCATCTGCCAGTCCCTGAGACATTTTCTCAGAGCTTGgagcctgccctgggctcagggTGATCCAGAAGATGTTGGAGTGGCAAACAGCACCGGGGTGACCTTGgtggagcaggggaaggcaggagctgatgttctgcagaggaaaagctTGGCTGAGCCCTGCACTGAGCTTCTCCTTTATTGTCCTTACTGGATGACTTGAATTCACTTCGAGGAAACCcctgtgaaaaataaaagtgcaaGTTGCAGACACCATGTGTGATTTCCTTCCTGGGGCCATAATTTGAGGGCAGCAATTCACCCAAAACACTCTTAAGCCAGGAAGACCTGAGCAAGCCAAGTCTTTCACCAAAGCTGTTGCACATTTTCAGGGCACTGGTGTTTGTCTGCAGGTTGCAATCAAGAATTCACCACAATTTgctggtaaaaaaaaaggatttcccAGCCACCACATCCATTTATCTGACCCCACTCTGGGCATTCCCActgagagcaggagagctgctaCTGCCAAAGAGAAATTAGAAAACTCACCTATTGATTTTATCCACGAGGACTTGTGGCACTTGAAAAGAAACTTCTTGGCTCCCCAGTTGTGTCTGACAGCTCACAGGTGTGAAAGACAGGGGTGCTGTGCCCCGTGTGAAAATGTGGTTCAAAGCACCCTCTACACAGAAGGATTTATCCTGACTCCTGAAAATACACAAAACCAGAGCAAAGTCACTGCTAATTTCTGATATTTAACGTGCCCCAAGTAGGCAGGAGCAGAGGTCTCTGCCAGCACCAACCCCCAGTCCTCCTGTCTTTAGGCTGAGATTGATATTTGTTCTGAAACGGATGCTTCTGACCTTTAAAATCCTCAGATAGTCTTATTTTTAGAGGGTGCTTTGGCAGGAAGCTTGCATTTTAATCTTGGTTATTCTGCTTAGAGATGAACAAGAACTGCAgctattttaaggaaaattaaaaggagaatttcagggaaaattaaaaggagaattaaaaggaaaattaaaaggagAATTAAAAGGAGAATTAAAAGGAGAATTAAAAGGAGAATTAGAAGGAGAATTAAAAGGAGAATTAAAAGGAGTTCCTCTCCAGCCAACAAGATACAAAAAGAATATTCTAGCACTGGGGCATTTCAAGAGCACGAACATCAGAATTTCAGTTTTGCCACTGATGGTTACCTGTACCCTGTGCATTTGTATCCCTCGATAGTCTCTGCTTTAAAAGGATGAACGTCGCTCAGGacaaacccagctcctgcagccacagccacgaTTTGCCAGCTGTTGTGCCACTCCCTCCTGGGCTGATCCGCAGGAGTCCCCCCCTGGCCATTGCAAAGGGCCACGTGCACCtctccctcctgtgccagcacttCTGCACAGCTGGAAGGGAAGCCAGACCAGAAAATCCTGTTAGCACAGTCCAAATCCCCCAGCGCCCCCAAAACACCTGGAACGCAGCTGGAAAGCGGTGCCACGGCCGGTAATTAGCACGGAATTAATTCGGGTTTACTCACCTCTGGAAAAAGCCGGCAAGGAGCTGCCTGTTCTTCACCACCCCAGCCTTCCTCCCGCAGTGGGGGAAGTTGAAATAAATCCGATCAAATTCCCGTTTTCCCGGTAAGAAGTGCTCCTTCAGCTTGGTGCAGTCCACAGAAAACACAACCTCGGCTCCTGCGACAGCAAAACAAGGCTCTGCTGGCTATCAGGgaggaaaattttaaagaaaaggggAGTTCAAATTCTCCAGGGCGTTTTTAAGTAGgtgagagctgcctggagcactgggaacGCCAGGGAGCCCTGTGGGGGTCTCTGCCCTTTGCTCTCTTTCAAGGCAGCAGAAACTTCTGAAAACAGTTGAAAATAATCGTTTCAGGACTGATcagattttaaagcatttctggGCTATTCCAGTCCCTCCCCTGAGAGACGCCTGGAGGGGCGGGGGGCTCCCAAGGGACAGAGCAGCGGGGGACGCGGGGGGCAGCGATGCCAAACTGGGTGGCACCAGGGTGACAGCGATGCCAAACTGGTGGGCACCAGCGTGACAGCGATGCCACTTGGGTGGCACCAGAGTGCCAGCGATGCCAGGAGGGTGCCAGCGATGCCCCGAGGGTGCCAGCAGGGCTCTCAGCAGAGCCCcatgcccatcccagcccatccccggCGCGCACCCACCGCTGTCCCGCAGCCGGCGGATGCTCCGCGCCGCtcccccgcgccccgccgcctcctcctcgcTCTCGTAGCAAGTGGCCACCACGTGCGTGGCCTGGGCCCCGCACAGCGCCGCGGCGAAGGAGAAGTTGCCCTCTCCGAGCAGCAGGACGCGGCGCATGGCCCCGGCCGGGAGCGGCGCTCGCAGCCCCGGGCGCTCGCAGCCACCGGCGCTCGCTCATGACGTGCTGCCGGTCAGCGGCCACTGCCGGCGGCGTTCTGGCCCCGCGGGCATCCCCCGGTGCTACTCGGCAGCCGCTGCTCCGCCCCCGAGCCCGCAGAGGTGGCGGTGTCCCCGGAAAGGATGCGCGGCGGCGTCCCCGGCACCGCGGGCTCGGGGACTCGGGGAGCGCTCCCCGCCGCGTGCAACAGGAAATGGGAGTGCGttcaaaaacaacaaaaaaaaaagggctgggTACAAAGCCGAGGAATCGTAGACTcgcagagtcacagaatggttcgAAGGGGCCTTAAAGCTGAGCTTGTGCTGGGACACCTTTtgcaggttgctccaagccccatcctcAAACGCttccagcacttcccagctTCTCCGGGCAGCCTGTGCCCCCCAGGGTGAAATCTCTTGTTAATAGCCAATCTCGCCCTGCTCTCGGTCGCGTTggagccattcccccttgctCTGTCACTCCAGCCCTTTGGGAATACTCTCCACCTTTCCTGGGGGCTCCCATCAGGTTCTGCAAGGCCACAATTAATTCACCCTGAAATCTCCTTTCCAGGCTcaacaatcccaattctctctgcctttcctcatagcagaggAGTTCCAGCCCTGTGATGAATTTGGGGGCCTCTTCTGAGCTGACCTTTGCCTGTAcctgtaatttttattctttgacaATCTTTGTGCTGCTTGAATTCCCAAAGGACAGAAGCAGAGCCagacaaaagaaagagaagagaagcagTGGAAAGATGCTGGAAGCATCATTAGGTGTCAGTAATTGCAGACATAATCAAGGTGTAGTAAGAAGGTCCCTAATTCCTCAACAGGGTGACACAAGGTGAGTTAATTACCCTGCCTCACAAATGTGCATGGTGCCtttgagaaggaaggaaattatGGTCTACAATATCTGCAACAGCCAGGCTTgggtgtcacctgctccaggtgtgcccacagctgccccacagggcagggacagtgtTTCACACAGATAATGACAGAGGAGGGTTTGGACTGggcccagctgagctcctgcccagacTCACTGCCACAATttgtgagctctgtgctggtcactggccctgtggccctgggagaaacattttgtctgttttaaatgatgtgcagtggcCTGGAGAGGTGTTGGGTACTGAGAAAATAGTTGCCACAAACCCTTCCCACTCCAATAATGATGAAAAACCCCTCCAAACTTGTATTTAGCCATGCTAAATgtgacttttccttttcagcaCCCTCACTGCTTTGGAAGCAACCTGCTTCAGATTACAGGGAAACATCAGAGAGGGAACTTCACTTGTGCAGACCTGGGAGGATCTGCTGGATGTGAGGAGCTCCTGGATGATGTTTGTGCCTGGAGATGACAGAGGTGTTGTCTGTCGCTCTCCccgtgctggctgtgctctgtgccaccccagAACAGGTATTTCAGGTCACTCAGGGAGTGGTTCTGCATTTCAAGTATTCTTGTCTGGCTGACCTCATCCAGTTTATCCCCAGAGAGCTTTCactcaaaattcccatttctggCTGCTGATTTGAGCCTGACAAAACCCCTGTGCTGTAAAAaccacttccctcagctgcacTTTCTGGCTAAATTCTTGCTGTTTTACATTGGCTTCCTTTCAATGTTGATTCCTTTAGGATTTGAACAAAA
Encoded proteins:
- the ALG9 gene encoding LOW QUALITY PROTEIN: alpha-1,2-mannosyltransferase ALG9 (The sequence of the model RefSeq protein was modified relative to this genomic sequence to represent the inferred CDS: inserted 2 bases in 1 codon); the encoded protein is MAAAASAALPQLLGPGRXAGGGRCLPVPGMAAKGARQRPRAGGGDAAGRRPEPAGSEETRNESSGSKAGHVWAPEGSTAFKCLISARFCAALLSNISDCDETFNYWEPTHYLIYGKGFQTWEYSPAYAIRSYAYLWLHALPAWFHARVLQTNKVLIFYFLRCFLAFLSCICELYFYKAVCKKFGLHVSRLMLAFLVLSTGMFCASAAFLPSSFCMYTTVVAMTGWYMDRTSVAVLGVAAGALLGWPFSAALGLPIAFDLLILKKRWKSFLNWCVVSLILFLVPLVVVDSYYYGKLVVAPLNIVLYNVFTPHGPDLYGTEPWYFYFINGFLNFNVVFVLALLVLPLTCLMECLLQKFRVQNLGRPYWLTLAPMYIWILIFFSQPHKEERFLFPIYPLICLSGAVALSALQKCYHFIFQRYRLEHYTVSSNWLALGTVLLFGLLSLSRSVALFKGYHGPLDLYPEFHRIATDPSIHTVPEGRPVHVCVGKEWHRFPSSFLLPDNWQLQFILSEFRGQLPKPFAKGPLATRIIPADMNDQNKEEPSRYIDISKCHYLVDLDTAAETPREPRYSSNREEWVTIAYKPFLDASRSSRLLRAFYIPLLSEQHTRYANYSILKARRRQPRRKLGG
- the FDXACB1 gene encoding ferredoxin-fold anticodon-binding domain-containing protein 1; this encodes MRRVLLLGEGNFSFAAALCGAQATHVVATCYESEEEAAGRGGAARSIRRLRDSGAEVVFSVDCTKLKEHFLPGKREFDRIYFNFPHCGRKAGVVKNRQLLAGFFQSCAEVLAQEGEVHVALCNGQGGTPADQPRREWHNSWQIVAVAAGAGFVLSDVHPFKAETIEGYKCTGYRSQDKSFCVEGALNHIFTRGTAPLSFTPVSCQTQLGSQEVSFQVPQVLVDKINRGFLEVNSSHPVRTIKEKLSAGLSQAFPLQNISSCLPLLHQGHPGAVCHSNIFWITLSPGQAPSSEKMSQGLADAALCSHLGQDMGENGQEGCPAPKQVYLRPSLLPHAQAIIQKGAFSPGTLQVLSGPVFRKCRVTPHSMPAFHEMLVVLAVSRGMENSCIQMLVDNIKTTMNSLHQGTSGGKPSISLQEAASFGTELSDFAAFERQLGEIRHFLCVGTDPEPPGSCVGVIRAAPGELESRELVLVSASLNLDLLAMLLCGISDWRMLWTWDRRFLRQFPEGELRLFKSFSLYPPSYVHDISFWLPDGEDFDEVAFHTLARRVSGEMVVSIQLRDNFQQPGTGRRSLCYRVTFQSCDRALGCREAAEMQLHLREEIQQHLGVTLR